One Deltaproteobacteria bacterium genomic window, CAAGGCCTGCACCATTGTGCGTGTCCCCTGACAAATTTCCATTCAGCAGTGAGATGCCGTTGAAGTCCGTGGCATTGGCGATTCGGGTAATCTCCGAGGCCATGGCCTGGTACTCGGAGTCGATGATCAGCCGCTGGGCCGAGGTGTATGTTCCCGTAGCCGCCTGGGTGGCCAATTCCTTCATACGGATAAGCTTTTCATCAATGACGCCCAGGGCCCCATCCGCCGTCTGGATGAGGGAGATGGCGTCGTTGGCGTTGCGCACACCCTGGTTCAGCGAGGCGATATCGGCCC contains:
- a CDS encoding flagellin — its product is MSLIINHNLMAMNAARNLSNSYTALSVSTRRLSSGLRIGSAADDAAGLAVRELMRADIASLNQGVRNANDAISLIQTADGALGVIDEKLIRMKELATQAATGTYTSAQRLIIDSEYQAMASEITRIANATDFNGISLLNGNLSGDTHNGAGLVSSGKLKVHFGTANDCAEDYYYIKIGTSTASALGVG